The sequence below is a genomic window from Bernardetia sp..
ATCAATTAAATTTATTTTAATTCTTTTAAGGAGCATTTTATTTAGTAAATTAGGCAAGAACTCCATTTATTTCTTATCTTTTCTATGAACATCCAATATTTTTCTAGTCTATTTTTATTATTGCTTTTTTTGTTGGCAACTTCCTGCAAACCAGATAAGATGAACGAACCTCCAAAAGATTTGGAAAAGTTTATCAAGCGAAATGTTTTTCATTCTGATACAGCTCTACAAAGAATGTATGATGCTGCCAATCAAAGAGATGCCAAAACGGTAGCGACCTTCTTCTCACATACAGAAGAAAAGTACAGAAAACATGCAGCTCTAACCTTTGCTTCTTTGCAAGACAGTAGTTTTCTGATGCCTTTGTCAGAATTATTAACAGATAAAAAGGCTTCTGTTCGTATGGCAGCAGCTACAGCGATAGGTCAGCTTTGGGCAACAAGTAGCGAAAACGTATTAATAGAAAAAATAAAAGAGCTTC
It includes:
- a CDS encoding HEAT repeat domain-containing protein; translated protein: MNIQYFSSLFLLLLFLLATSCKPDKMNEPPKDLEKFIKRNVFHSDTALQRMYDAANQRDAKTVATFFSHTEEKYRKHAALTFASLQDSSFLMPLSELLTDKKASVRMAAATAIGQLWATSSENVLIEKIKELQADGSYDANVQQRLLEAVGKSATEKGLAFLSSKNYENDTLRVGQALGIYRAATKPKTEERIISDSATLLMLDFLTPPK